Within Spinacia oleracea cultivar Varoflay chromosome 4, BTI_SOV_V1, whole genome shotgun sequence, the genomic segment AATCTTGGATAGTTAACACCACGTACCCTTGGGTGGCGCGCCGCTTCCGGGCGACGACCTAGCAACCCTTACATATTTTCCACTACACCCGGGTCTAGGAAGTGTAGCGCACCCTTGCATATTTGACACCACCCCCAGGTGTAGGGGTGGCACGCCGCTTCTGGGCGACGACCTAGCAACCCTCACATATTTTTCACTACAGCCGGGCTTAAGAGGTGTAGCGCGTCGCTGAGAAGAGGACGCCCCCACGATTTTCCATTGTCGATTCATGTCATGATATGTGACTTAGTTTTACGCTGGCCGCCACCAACCTACCGCAACCCTCCTCCTTTATCCGGGCTTGGGACCGGCAGTGAATGCCGCATACGCGACACTCACAAGTAAATGCCGCATAAGCGACACTCACAGGCGGAGTTTTGCTGAAACTATACTGTAATTGGTAAAATAACCCCCAATTTGAATTAGTGAAAAATTAGGGTTCGTGTGAAAATCAAATTGGGGATTTTGTGATTGTTAGTTGGTTTGACAAATCAAGCTTATTGAGTGGTAATTACCTTGATGAAAACCTAATTCCTACCGTTTTATTTGACAATTGTAGGGAACATGTCATTCATGAGTGGGCTAATATTGCTGCTGTACGAATGTAAGTTGAGTTgaatgttgttgctgctgctgtaaGCTCAGTGGACTTGCTGAACCATCCGAACGTGCTGCACCATAATAAGctcataagaaaaaaaaaaacatgttgaATCAGAAAAATCATGCAATTTCCATTTCCCGCCAAATAACTGCATTTGCATCCCACCTTGTTCGTTTCAATTGCACGCAAATTCATCATCAATCTCCATCGTTTTACTCTTCAGTTCTCAAATCTATAAAAAATCCCACAAATCTATTTCCATTACATGCTCAAATCGTCACTACTGGCGCAACTTTCAACCATGTTTCTCTCTCCAACAATTTGATGAATGCCTATGTTTCTGCTGGTCTGATCTCCAATGCCCAGAAAGCTTTTGATCAAATTCCAGACAAAAATGTTGTTTCTTGGACAATTTTGATATCTGGGTTAACAAAAAGAGGGTTTTATGACGAGGGTTTGGAATTATTTGGGAAAATGGTGGGAAGTGGGTTAATGCCCAACGAGGTTACTATTTCAAGCATTTTGCCAGCTTTTGCGAATTTGGGTTTGAATTTGATGGGTAAATCGGTTCATTGTTTCTGGGTTCGTTGTAGATTTGAGCATAATGTTGTCGTGGAGACGTCTTTGGTTGATATGTATTGCCGTTTCGGGCGCATTATTGATGCCCGGACTCTGTTTGACGAAATGCCTGTGAGAAATATTGTTTCTTGGAATGTTATTATTTCAGGGTATGCTAACAATGGAATGGGTAATGATGCACTGTACCTTTTTAATTTAATGCGAAATAATGGGGTTTCATTAGATTATTTTACCATCATGAGCTTGATTTTGGCTTGTTTTCAGTCTAGTAAAGGAAGAACTAGTAGTACGATTCATGGTTTGATTATCAGAATAGGATATAGCAAAGAGCAGAAAATTCAAACCGCTCTTATTGATATGTATACGAGTGGTAACTTCATTAATGAAGCTTATGGTGTCTATAATGAAATGGCTGTCAAAGATATGGTTGCATGGACTTTGATGTTGAAAGCATTCTCTTCTGGTCAGTATTGGAGCAAGGCCGTTCAACATTTTCGTGAGTTGATGCGTGTATATTATATGTCTCTTGATTCTACTGCTCTTGTAAGCATGATATCATGTGTTAATTGTTCAGGAGCTTTACCTCAAGGCAGACTGATTCATGCATTGGTAGTTAAACGAGGGTTCAACAACGACGTGTTTGTTGGTTCTGCACTCATTAGCATGTATGCAAATTGTGGTGATTTAGATAGCGCGAAAAAGTACTTTAGCGGAATGGAGATGAAGGATATTACGTGCTGGAATGCAATGATTAGAGCTGTGGGAGTGAACGGGAATGGAAGTGATGCAGTTCATCTTCTTTGGAGAATGGAAGAATTGGGTGTTAATCCAAATGAATCAACTTTTGTATCTGTGTTGTCTGCTTGCAGTCATGCTGGTTTGGTTGATGAAGGTATTCAGATTTTCCATTTTATGGTTAAGAGAAAGGGCATTATTCCTAATAAGCAGCATTATGCTTGTTTAGTAGACTTGCTTGGACGTTCAGGGCGATTAGATGAGGCCCATTTGGTGATAGCTAAGATGCCTTTGCTGCCACATTCTGGGGTTTATGGTGCTTTATTGAGTGCGTGTAAAGTCTACGGTAACACCAAGGTGGGAGCTGAGATATACCAACAACTACTCAAACTAGATTTCACAGATGCTGGACATTTATGCTCTGTTTCAAATTTGTACTCCTCCGTGGGTGATTGGGAGGGTACAGAGATGTCTTATGCAGTACTTAGATCTAAAGGAATGAAGAAAGATCCCGGATACAGTTTGATTGAGTAAACCAGGATGTGCTTTCATGGTAGGAGAATGAGACCACATCAAGGTCATCCACCTTGTTCAATCCTGTTAGGAGCCGTCTCTCGAGGTAACATTTTCTCCACTAGGGCTCTGTTTGGTTTGGCGTAAAACAATTTTAgtgcaaaatgattttccatggaaaatataATTACaagctagttttcctttgtttggttccttaaaagaaaatgagagaagatgaggaagattgaggggaagaaaagAGAGGGAGGTAAAGAGAAAAGGTGGAAAAGTGATTTTCCTccctttgaaatggaaaaggtttttccacctttgaaggagttatgaaaaattgttttccaccccttgtcaaaccaaacatcgtaaaatgattgaaaagggaaatAATCGTTTTAcacctaccaaacggagcctaggATGCTataggggtgtgcacactagttACATGTATTAGCCGAAGTCTTCTTCTCCATGACAGTTACTCGGTTAGATCACATTCACTGTCTCTTATTTCCTTGATAATGATTAAAACGGTGTAGAGAACTTAAAGTATTACTGTCAATCTACTCACTATAGACTGTGTTCTTGTTATTGTGCAACATCCAACGGCAGTTCCACTTTCTTCCTTCTCCACCTAACCAAAGGGTCTAAATTGAGGTAAAAAGGGAACGTAGCACCTCATGTAGCCCAAATATATGTTATGGAACCAGATACCAAACTTGTTCCTAGTAAAAAATCATATGGCATGCCTTATACCTATTATGGGCATCAGAAATAAGTGCATTATCTCCCAAACCCCAATAAAATTGATCGCTTACTAGCTAGGTGATTGTTGCAATACCCTTTTATACACATTCACTACTCATGGGGAAGAAATGACTCTGAATTTTGATAGTGTCATAAAGATGGTTTATTTCTACATATTCGTGATTCTGAAGTTGTGCCTTTTGTGTTATGTTAGGCCTTATGAAACTGTATAGTAAGCCACATAGGATTCTGCAATATTTGAACTGCAAAGTCTGATCAGCTAATATCCTAGTCTATTTTAGTCAGTTGATGTTTAATCATTTATGGAATGTAGTTGTTGATATAATTTAAGGTAGAGTAACATCTATGGCACCTTTCTTGAAGTTTCGCCCATCGGTTCAAGGCAAGGGAAGAAAAACCTTGAACATATAAAACAAATACTTCAAATTTGGCAGCATGACTTTGACATTCACTTTTCTGTATCTCTTCCACAGTGGCTTCTATGTTAAAAAGAATACTTGATTGATCTGAAGTATGCTTGGAGGACTTCTCCTCTGTACCAGAGCTATAAGCCTTCTCCTTGAATGTTGTTATCAATAGATGTTGCTTGGTTTTGGTGTTGGATTTATCAATGAGGTAAGAAACTGTAGTCATCAGTCAATTGTACCCGTGTTCTATTATGACTAGAAAAGACTTCAAGTGTGTGAAGGCATTTCTCTTAGCAATTATACTTGGTTCAATTTCATGTCTTTTTTTTCATGCCAAGTGTTTAATATCCGAGTATGTTTTCCATGTGCATATTGATATTCGTTTCTTTTAGAGTTTGTAATTCTGAACCTAAAATGCAGAAATATGGGTGTTATATATGCTTCCAGTAATTCTGAACCTAAATGCAGAAATATGGGTGTTATATATGCTTCCAGTAATTCTAAACCTAAAATGCAGAAATATGGGTGTTATATATGAACCGAAAATTCGTAGCTGCTATATATGCTTCCAGTATTGCTCAATTATCAATGTTGTATGTCAATTCATTTCTGGTTGCATAATTACTGGTATTTACTTCTAAAACGTGGGAGTTGATCGAGTTGTACCTCGATCTGTATCTGCGAAAATTACCAAAGGTGGGTGCTTAATTTTTTAGACTACTGGTTAAAACAGAGTCTCccattttaaacttttgtaGTAAATTTCCAGCAGTTACATGTTCACATTGTGATAGGAAAGTGATGTGTGATATGCCATATGGTAATAAAGAGTGAATAATAATGCATTTTATCACACTTCATTGAAGAAAGCAAATGAATTCATTGTATAGCCAATATGTTGCTAAAATTATCACTAAACCATATTTGAACTTTAGCAATATAGTCTAAGGTCCCCATACCCCTTAAATGGAAACTTTAAGTGTCACTAAACCTTAAATGGAATGTTCCTGTGAGATAACATTTACTTTATTTGACCTGAAAAAGAAATCTACAGAACCCTTTTCTATGagctgtttttattttatttgattaatGAACACCCTTGTATATTTTGCTAGAGTGAGAGCTACGTTTTAAAGCAAGCTGATGCTCCTTTCTTTCCTCTCTGTTTTCACTTTTCCTACCCAGAGAGGTCTTTTTAAAGGTTGTAATATGGTTTAGCTCTTTCAACGTAGTAACTTctaaaattaagaaattttGTTTGGTTTAAAACAAATgtaagttttattaatttaatttggcCGTTTTCAGATAAGCAAGAGTAGTCATCCTGGAAGAGTTGCGAGTTGCAACTGAGGTTGGTAAAGCTCTCCTGatatatttgaaaataaggttAGTTACTTAAATACTTTTTCTTATAAGTTTCTTTTCATTATGATGTtgaatcctaatagttttagagATTTCATGTGGTTGTATAATGatgaaaatcattttcaatGGAGATTTAAGACTGAGATTACCGTGTGGAGGACTAATTGTACGATCATGCCACGAGAAAGACAGCTTATcctattaaaaaaatttaaaaatattaGTACTACATGAACAAGAGGTTATTTCCTATTTTGTAGAAAAAAAACAGATAGGATGCTCTTCTGCTTTGAATTACCATTTTTGTTCTCTTCAAACCTTCTTAATTTACTCAGTCTCAACACCTCTTGCTTTTGCTTTTCAGAACTGAAAGACACAAATCAAAGTATCTGCAGAGAGTGAGAGATCACAGGTTGGATAAGGGAAGTTTCTTTGAAGCCTTCAAAGATGGGTTCTTCAGAGGAGAAACTTCCAGAATTCTTCAAAACTTTTCGTCCAGATAATCATTCTGAGACCATGGTATGGTTTCCCACTCTTCCATACTGCCTTTTACCTGTGATGTTAACTACAAAGTATTACATTGGCTGACATGTTCATCACTTTTTTTAATGTACTTTCTTCCTCAAGTAATTCATgtattgttttaaaaaaaaaaaatcatggatGAATTTATTTTCGATGTTAATTTGATGATATATACAGAAAATCCCAGATGCTTTTCTGGAACATTTAAGCGCAAAAATCCCTAAGAAAGTTGTCCTGAAAAATCGTTTTGATGACTGTTGGCCTGTTGGAATTGTTGAAACCGAGGATGGCTTGTTTTTCCAAGAAGGATGGTCTAAACTTGTCTCAGATTATCCATTACTAGGGGGAGAATTTATGGTGTTCAAATTTGACGGATACTGTACGTTTGAGATCAGAACTCCGAATACAAGTCATTTCAAGAAGCAACCAGTTACCGGGTGTTTTGCAGGCCAAGAAGAAGCAAAGACGCCAACAGAAGAGGACAATGAAGAGGAAGAGGATTTAGTCATGGACCAAGCTGAGAATTCGGCTACCAAGAAGAACCTTGGTAGGGGAGGAAATTGTAAGAAATTTTCATCATTTTGCTTAATATAAGATTGGTTCTTTTCAGCTACATTTATCATTCTATTGAATTAAGTTTTAggtctaaattttttttttttgcttattgtTCATCTAGATTCATTCACTGGATACCATGTCAAGAACCTTGGAAAAGGAATAACAGACTTATTCCCATCCAACAACCCCTTTTTTGTTACAAAAATCAGAAAGAATGACTGCAGAAACGACTTGGTACTACTTCTTTTTTTCCTTCTAATTTGGCTTGATTAATTTACATTTCATATATTTGACTTCAGTTTCTGATCATGATACTATCacaactgtttttttttttgttttttttttttctctgtaTAGATTATACCACATGACATTCGGAAGGACAGCGGTGTAAAATTTAGAGACAGGGTTAAGATTCAAGAACCTAATGGAAGAGTGTTTCAAGGAAAGATAGTCGTATGGAAAGATGGGCGACACACGATCACTAATTTTTGGAAGCAGCTTTTCATGTTTAACAAAGTCATGAAGGATGACAGTGTTATCTGTGAGTTGATTCCCTCCACCACAAATACTACTTGTAAACTGATCAAAGTTCAGATTGTTCATCCTAACAATGTCTAAACAAAACTGTAAGTCTGTAACCAAGTTATGTGTTATTTGATGTATTTACAATCTGTTGTTAAATCAAGGTTTTTTCTATCATGTTATGTTGCATGAGTTGATTATGCATCTGAATTTAGATATCTGTTTCTTTCTAACATGAGTAATGGAATACTACACTTAGTCGTTGTGGCGTATTTAATTAAGGGCACTAATGGGGATTAATAGCCTCTCTTTGTAGATTACCCAATTTAGCAAAGTAGATTTGCAGTTGTACATTTGTGGTCCTGGTTatgcgcaaatttttggctatacccgggtacagccaaagctggctgtacccccatccaaaacgatgtcgttttgtgttgtttaaaatgaacattaatatactggtacaaaaatgaacatttactatttcggaaatgaacatttatttatttatttggaatgaacatttactattttggaaatgaacatttatttatttatttggaaataaactacaaaaatgaacatttactatttcggaaataaacatttatttatttatttggaatgaacatttactattttggaaataaacatttatttatttatttggaaataaactacaaaaatgaacatttactatttcggaaatgaacatttatttatttggaaataaacaatataggcgcttgtaaaaacataaaagaccaacgaagtgaacaatttcattatgaacattaaccatatatttatggtgaacaaacaaataaacaagaaagaacaaataattcaacaaaaatgaacaaaaaatataaaaaagaacataaaattccagaaaaagaacaaacaatacaacaattatgaacaattttatgatgaattttaaagtcaacatgaaagaacaaacaatacaacaagaaagaacaaatactggtacaaaaatgaacatttactatttcggaaatgaacatttatttatttatttggaatgatcatttactattttggaaatgaacatttatttatttatttggaaataaactacaaaaatgaacatttactatttcggaaatgaacatttatttatttatttggaatgaacatttactattttggaaatgaacatttatttatttatttggaaataaacaatataggcgcttgtaaaaacataaaagaccaatgaagtgaacaatttcattatgaacattaaccatatatttattgtgaacaaacaaataaacaagaaagaacaaataattcaactaaaaagaacaaacaatataaaaaagaacataaaattccagaaaaaagaacaaacaatacaacaattatgaacaattttatgatgaattttaaagccaacatgaaagaacaaacaatacaacaagaaagaacaaacaataaagcagataattattatgaacaaacaaataaacaaaaaagaacaaataattcaacaaaaaagaacaaacaatataaaagagaacataaaattccagaaaaaagaacaaacaatacaacaattatgaacaaattTATGATGAAATTTAAAGCcaacataaaagaacaaacaatacaacaataagtttgatgaatgaatttaaaaaacaacaagaaagaacaaacagtacaacaagaaagaacaaacaatacaaaaagaaagaataaaagattaatgaagagtttaattatgaacattaaccatatgattattataaacaaacaaataaacaagaaagaacaaacaatataaaaaagaacataaaattccagaaaaaaaaacaaaaaatacaacaattatgaaaatttgatgatgaatttaaaaagcaacatgaaagaacaaacagtacaacaagaaagaacaaacagtacaataagaatgaacaaacagtacaataaaaaagaacaaacagtcgacaagaatgaacaaaccatatgagcgcgtcgtttttggggggtacagccagaaCTGGCTGTACCCGAGTACAGCAGTTAACGATTCCTGGTTATGAGTTGCAGAGAACATTTGCAGTTTTGCCTAAAATGGTGGAATTAATTGTTAGTCCTTTTCAGCTTTTCTGTGCTCCAATCCCATACCATTCAGACGTCGTATTATCGATGAAGATGTGACACCACTAGGTTTGGGGATTTGAGGAATGTTCATcctaatatgtttttttttttcctttggattttcatttgtttcttcTGTTTGAAgaaatttggtttttttttttttgaagaaattttgattttcttaGTGGTAAGAAGTTTAACAAAGTGAAGTCACTTGGTTGACAAAGTTATATTTCGAAGAAAGTTGCACTTTCTACAACATGGACGAACTGCCTATAATTTAATTTACTAACCACATTTGTAAACTCATGTTCGATTTTTTTCCCATTTATGCCATCAAGAATTAACTTTCTTATTTCCTTCTCAATCCAAATTTAATAATCACTACTTAAGTAGCTAGTTTAAATCACACTATCTACataacgattaatttcggacGAAAAGAAATTACTCTATAcgataaaaagaaagaaagaaggttACTCGCCCCGTTCCATAAACCGTTTCCTATTTGATGGAAAACACGGCTATTAAGAAATTGTAGGTATGTATAAGAAAAACAATTATTGTTCTGCACTTGTATTATGAACGTACATAATTTAATGGttgtttaataaataaaatattacaaaaaaCGGTGGATGTGAGATGGTTGGGTGGGAAAAGACAAGCGTGTGTAAGAAAAATCAATACTAatgttccgggtgtggaatgagaacaACTGACTGTGGGATACTTGATTCCTGTTGAGAGTGCCGGTTGatatctgcacaacagaatggattaactagcctctaagtaagattactgaggGATTAAGAAGTGATTAAGAGATAATCagagagtaagaaagaagtgtgtttaagtgtttgtgtacctcatagcaataaatgaggtgctccttatatagaccaatccaaggGTACGATCAGGTGGGTCCCTTGTAGTTagatagcgacctgttgatagtgaCCCTTGGTGGTTGTCCTCATGATAACGCCGGTAGGGGTCTTACAAATATTGCCGGTAGGTGCTGTTTACCTAAGATGACCAGATTACCTGCAGGTTGAAGTTAACATATggggagttctgccggtaccaagtggtgccggtaggacaccccgtacaactagtcccctCAGAGTAAGCGCATATATGACAATTGCTGCGCTTGCACTGAATAAATGGGAAAAAATAAGTACTATTTTGATACCTGgtggtacaactagccccctcagagtgaagCGCGGGCGTTGACTGTGTTGCGAGTGTTTTTGAGGAAATACTGCGAACAGTTTGCCGACTGCCTTCGCTCTGAATGAATGAGCCAGATTGCTAGGCCCTTCGAAAAAATTTGGgcaactagcccccttgataaaatatttggacgactagcccctttgaaaaatatttgaacaactagcccccttgacaAAATATTTGGACGACTGGCCCCTCTGAAAAAATAATTGGACGACTAGCCtccttgaaaaatatttggacgactggcctccttgaaaaatatttggacgactGGCCTCTTTGAAAAAATAATTGGACAACTAGCCtccttgaaaaatatttggacgactagcctcCTTGATAAAGTAATTGgacaactagcccccttgataaAATAATTGggcgactagcccccttgataaAATAATTGGACGACTGACCtccttgaaaaatatttggacgactGACCTCCTTGAAAAAATAATTGGACAACTAGCCtccttgaaaaatatttggacgactaACCTCCTTGATAAAGTaattggacgactagcccccttgataaAATAATTGggcgactagcccccttgataaaataattggacgactagcccccttgataaAATAATTGggcgactagcccccttgataaAATAATTGGACGACTGGCCtccttgaaaaatatttggacgactGGCCACCTTGAAGATACTTTGGATGATTAGGCactatttgaatttttttacctTACAAGTGGCGGGAGATTGCTACCCACGTTCTTCCACGTGGCCTTCATCCCGGGCATTATTTGGTGCGCTTAATCTGGATCGTTGATTTCGAGTGTAACTGACCTTTTAACTgcttgacttaagggtcatgacGTTTCGCATACCCCCCCCTTTGACCTATAAAAATCCTTAACCTCTTCGAGATTTTGCCATTTCATCCACTTTTTCTCTTGAAATTCcgacttttctctctctctctctcttcctttgGGGTTTTTCGCTGAACTTCGCTGCTGTTTGATTTTCAAGCCTGTGCTGTTGTTGTGGTTTGAATTTGCCAAGGTTA encodes:
- the LOC110794435 gene encoding B3 domain-containing protein REM20 isoform X2 encodes the protein MGSSEEKLPEFFKTFRPDNHSETMKIPDAFLEHLSAKIPKKVVLKNRFDDCWPVGIVETEDGLFFQEGWSKLVSDYPLLGGEFMVFKFDGYCTFEIRTPNTSHFKKQPVTGCFAGQEEAKTPTEEDNEEEEDLVMDQAENSATKKNLGRGGNYSFTGYHVKNLGKGITDLFPSNNPFFVTKIRKNDCRNDLIIPHDIRKDSGVKFRDRVKIQEPNGRVFQGKIVVWKDGRHTITNFWKQLFMFNKVMKDDSVICELIPSTTNTTCKLIKVQIVHPNNV
- the LOC110794435 gene encoding putative pentatricopeptide repeat-containing protein At1g69350, mitochondrial isoform X1, with translation MLNQKNHAISISRQITAFASHLVRFNCTQIHHQSPSFYSSVLKSIKNPTNLFPLHAQIVTTGATFNHVSLSNNLMNAYVSAGLISNAQKAFDQIPDKNVVSWTILISGLTKRGFYDEGLELFGKMVGSGLMPNEVTISSILPAFANLGLNLMGKSVHCFWVRCRFEHNVVVETSLVDMYCRFGRIIDARTLFDEMPVRNIVSWNVIISGYANNGMGNDALYLFNLMRNNGVSLDYFTIMSLILACFQSSKGRTSSTIHGLIIRIGYSKEQKIQTALIDMYTSGNFINEAYGVYNEMAVKDMVAWTLMLKAFSSGQYWSKAVQHFRELMRVYYMSLDSTALVSMISCVNCSGALPQGRLIHALVVKRGFNNDVFVGSALISMYANCGDLDSAKKYFSGMEMKDITCWNAMIRAVGVNGNGSDAVHLLWRMEELGVNPNESTFVSVLSACSHAGLVDEGIQIFHFMVKRKGIIPNKQHYACLVDLLGRSGRLDEAHLVIAKMPLLPHSGVYGALLSACKVYGNTKVGAEIYQQLLKLDFTDAGHLCSVSNLYSSVGDWEGTEMSYAVLRSKGMKKDPGYSLIE